The DNA region ATTGAGTGCAGTGCGGTAGCTACCGACGTAGCAAGGCAACTGTGGTCAAACTCCAAGCTCTCCGTGGCTAGAAACCTTGCATACAGCTCATCACGAGTCCCATTAGGTAACCCGTTGAAAGTTGTTTGAATACATTTGGACCCAGGCTGGGGCTTGCCAAACCTAACCCGCTTTTCTGAACAGGTATTGCGTTGGGGTATGATGGTAACTGTTGGCTCAGGAGCAGACaatggggggggtggggtaggaggccgagcagcgAGAGATGCTGCAGGCCGTGGAGTGGCCTCAACTTGATCTTTTTGCACAAGAGTATTATCGTCCAAGTCCATGGGATCCGGCTCACGGAATTCGATGACGCTGTTCACGTCGTCATCCCATCTCACCGACTTCCGCTTTTTCAAAGGGGGCCTTGAGATTGGTGCCGTGTGTGcttgtggtgatgacggcAGGCATGCTGAAGGCGGTGGCAGGCCCGCTGAGGCTGGTGCTGGGTCAATTGTTTTTGGTGAGATTCCTCCCGACGTTGCTGTGAGGCCTGCTGAGGTTGCCGGCACTAGGCCTGTCGAGATCGGTGCAAGGCCGGTCCAACTGGAGGAAATGGGTGCTGTTATGTCTTCTGGGTTTGACTCCAGCTCCATCGAATAGTCGCCAACAAAAAGGCTGTCGTCTTCCGGTAGATCCGTCGGTTGTGCAGTTTCCTTGGACATCTTTCTCGCTGCAGCAGGCCCCTCGGTCAGGGGGAAGAGCGCCACCTTTGAAGGGTCAGGGGCAATGTCTTCCCTAGCACGGCTACGAAGTTCGGCCAATCTCCCAAGATGCATGTTGCTGAAGGGCTTGGGGTCCTTTGCGGGATTGGACATAACCTCCTCAATGACAGGCCGTGGTTTCCTTACTTTACCGCCAGTAAAGATGTTCCCCGTCTTGCTTTGGACGGTCTTTTGGGTCGACTTGCGGGCCGTTGTCTTTTGGCCCGACGGCGCTCTTATACTAGATGCGGCACCCTTGGAACCGAGGTTTGATTCCTTGGTCTTTGATTTTGACGGGCCGCTCACGTCGTCTTTACTTGCTTTTCTTGCAGTTCCCTCGTATCCAGTGGTCGACGGAGCTGTAGCCTGCCGTTTCTTTGTGGAAGATGATGCCAGTGGGTCGGAGGTCGCTGCAGGTTTGGCTAGTTTGCCTGGGAGGCTTGCTGGCCTATCCTTGTTTGGTTTTGACAAGGTCGAGGACTTCAGAGGCTTGGACTTTGTTGGCGATTTGGGAGCAGTGGTCTTAATAGGCCTTGCCACGCCCTTCTTATAAATCGAGGTCGAAGATGGTTTTCGTGCCTTGGGTGGCTTGGGCCGAGGGGCCGACACTTCCACAACATCGCCATCCTCACTCGCCTCATCACTACTCGAATCATCTTCTGGAATAGCACTTGATTTGGACGATGATGCTGGCAAAGGCTCGGTCAAGGGAAGGCCCAGCCGGGCGCGCTTCGCATTACGAAGATTGtgcctttctcttttctcccgctccttttgttgttgaactGCAAAGTACCTGTCGACATCAAAAGGCTTCTCTTCGCCAGCTTCTTGCTTGGCCTTGGTCTCAGCCCACTGGGCAATCatatcatcaccaaaaaTCTCTGCGGGCTCCCAAGTGCTGTCCCAGAACGGATCAAACCGGGTAGCATCCCACTGAACGAGATAGTACATGATTCCGTTTTGGTTTGGGCGTTCAGCCAGAATCGATTCGACGACAtactcctcgtcgtcggggGGAGGGATTGTGGATGTCAATGAGATGGCATCATCGTCGCTCTCAGCCGGGTCGTCGTCCAGCCTCGATGGCCAACTCTCCACGAGGATATTCTTGAACATGGTGGGCAAgtgctgttggtgctggcatCAATGGTCGATGCCCGAAGGCTCTTGACCATGCACCACCCGGTGGAGCTAGTTCTAGCAATTTATTTGGGCCAGATATGTGCGTGGTGTGAGATGCTACACTCAAGTTAGCATTTGATGCAGACTGCAAGGTAGGTGATGGTGTTTGAAGTTCGACTCAACTCACCAGGAGAATCGATTGATCGGACGATAGGTCGGTTCGATGTGCTGTGATATGGGATGATTTATTTCCACGCACCGTGAAACAAATGATGCCCCACGAAGGTTTCCTTTGATTCGTTTGCTGTTCACTGAAGCAGATGTGAGATGAAGTTGAGAAGCGACCTCAGGAGTGTGAAACAATGAGACCTGAGGTCCCACTAAATAATTGCTaggggttggttgctggGTGAAGCtgccccaccatcacaagTATCACCAAACAGGCAAGAACGGCCCTTCAGTATCAACCCCGCTCTTCAATTGGATCAGGATTTGGCTATTGCCCTCAGGAGAGGCAGGAAAGGGCCACCCAAGGCAGCGCGAATTGGCAGCTTGAGGTGTTGCCTCAGCAATGGCCCGGTCATCGACACCAAGAACAGCTTCGCTCTGTCTTGCAGGGTTCTTTTGTTGAATATCATTGTAGGAGAGACCACAATAGCTCATGCCGCAGCAGTAAAGCCTCTTGGACATCTGAATAATGTTTTTGATGGAGAAATAGCCAACGCGCGGATCCAATATCAAAAGACCAGAGCCTTGAGCTCTCACAGCATAGGTTGATGTGTTTGGGTCTCTGAAAAGTGTACACTGACCTCAATTTTTGAGTTGGCTAGTGGCCGCCTCGCACCACAAAAACACCGAAAAAGCTTAATGATAACACTTGCAAGTTCTCGCTTTTTGTGATGCTGTCAGCCTTGATATTTGTCTTTGCACATCAACCATGTCGTCGGTATCTGGACGTGGGGAGAGCCGATGCTACCCTTGTAAGTTCAAGCTTCAGCACGTGACATCCCCTTTGCAGTGCATGGTTCAAGTTTGAAGACCCCGGCTTGTCCGAGTCCCGAGAGTGACAAGTGCACTGGGCTCCGCTACGGATTTGACTGAGAGATGCTGTGTCTTTGAACAAAGTATTGAGAGCCGGACCTTTATTCAGGTTTTCCCGTCACTTTTCCGACAGACCTCCGGACAAACCAAAAGAACCTGGAAGGGCCAAAGATAGACGGCAGCAAAGCCCGCTATCAGCCATCCTAAAACAGGCGCCGAACACCGCCACTTGTTCGTCAGCTGGGGCGCTCGACCAACTGCTGGACCGAGACCCACTGGCCTGAGCCGCACCGCCCTGCCCTCATTGACTCCTGGACGCTGCTTGCCTGGGCGTTTGAACCTGGTATTTGGCATCTGGCTGGCTTTGGCATTCCGTCTTTGTGCACTTGCATCAACGAATCCAGCTTCGACCCATCGACCGAGACAACCTCCCCGGCACATTTCAGATTCCAAGAAACCACTGCAccctcacctctcacctcaTCGCAGCCATGGCCAACGACGAGTACGATGTAAGTCTTTCTCCCCCGAACCTCGTGCCTGGGAGCCCCTTGATGGACATTGCGCTGACGAGACCCTCTTTCCGGTCGATTAGTTCCTCTTCAAAGGTGCCTACCAACCTACCTTTCTACCTCTCCCGACCGCGCCcgcgcaacaacaagacacaTTCGCTGATGCTGACCTTTTGCTACAGTGGTGTTGATTGGAGACTCTGGTGTCGGAAAGTCCAACCTGCTCAGCCGGTTCACCCGCAATGAGTTCAACCTAGACTCCAAGTCGACCATCGGTGTCGAGTTCGCCACGAGATCGATCCAGGTCGacaacaagaccatcaaggcTCAGATTTGGGATACTGCCGGTCAGGAGCGGTATCGCGCCATCACTTCTGCCTACTACCGTGGCGCCGTCGGCGCTCTCCTCGTCTACGATATCAGCAAGAACATCACCTACGAGAACGTAACCCGGTGGCTCAAGGAGCTGCGGGATCATGCCGACAGCAACATTGTCATCATGCTGGTGGGAAACAAGAGCGATTTGCGACACCTCAGAGCTGTTCCTACAGATGATGCCAAGAACTTTGCGGGTATGTTTGCGACGCCTCCCGAGAATAATATGGGTGCCTGGGATGCGCCGGACATGGACTGACGtatgcttttttttctgtttctttttttgcagCCGAGAACCACCTCTCTTTTATCGAGACTTCGGCCCTCGATGCGACCAACGTTGAGCTTGCTTTCCAAAACATCTTGACCGGTACGTCATACCTGACCTTTTTGCACAACGACATACACTGATAGTCTGGCTCCAGAGATCTACAACATCGTATCGACCAAGAGTttcgccgaggaggacggcaaGAAGTTCGACCCAAGGGAGGGCGGCACAAACATCACGCTGAGCCAGGAAGGGCCAAAGGGGGAGTCCAAGGGTTGCTGTTAATAGTGGGCGGATATGATGATTACATGGCGTCACTTTATGTCTGATATGAACGGGGACGGGGATTCTTATGGCCATGGGGAGAGGATATGGATCTTGCTAAGCCTCCCGGGGATGCGTTCTACTAGcttgtttttgttgtctACTGCTTTTACATACCTttgctggttgttgggattTCTACAAATGGGGTTTCCGTTTTCCTTCGACCATCATTCAGGCATGGTTTTACGAGGCAGTTAGCTGATTGAACTGGGATAATACATTTTACTACTACTTACCACATTGTGATGTCTTGCGTCACCGGGTCATTGTATCAAGACATTTTCTTTGCGGCCGAGACGTAGGCCAACTTCGGATGCCCCTTTTTGCAAAGGCATCACTCAAAATACTTTTTTTCGTACCCTTTCTCCATCTGTCATTTTTTTTTAGTTTCGTTTCATGTTCCAGGCACGCGCAAGGTCCAAAAATCGGGTCTTGGCTTCTCGACCTTCACAagcagcggcggcgaggcCCCAGTGGCCCCTTGCTCCATACGGGAGTACCCCTCGCTCACCGCCTTGCACCAGGCGACGCTAAGATAAGCCTTATCTGGAGTGGGGCCGCGAATCAGTGGACGaacttttttttgttggctTGCTGCAGTGCCAATTGATGCTGCAGGCGACTGGCATCAACAGGAACAataactttttttttttggacaaGAACTTTGCGACCGACGACAAACAACTCCCcaccccgccaccaccacccacttTGACGAAGGACGTTTGATACCCGAAATCGAGACGagcaaagagaaagaaacGAGGATGGCAGCTGTTTACAAATCGCTGGCCAAGACCAGCAGCAAGGCTGACAAGATGGATATCGATGAGGATTCAAAGAGCAGCGGTAACGGGGTTAGGAAAAACAAGCAGAGGGTGTTGATCCTTTCCTCCAGAGGCGTTACCCATAGGTTTGTTACACTTTTgcgcaaaagaagaagaagaggagcggGAGGGTTGGCTAACGGGGGATGAATGAATGCGTAGACACCGACATCTTCTCAACGACCTGGCGGCTATGCTCCCCCACGGAAGGAAAGACGTCAAGTTTGACTCCAAGTCAAATTTGTACCAGCTGAACGAGCTGGCGGAGCTGTACAACTGCAACAATGTCATGTTTTTTGAGGCGCGCAAGGGGAAGGATTTGTATATGTGGTTCAGCAAGGTTCCTAATGGGCCGACGATTAAATTTCATGCTCAGAATTGTGAGTTTTGCAGACATGGGATAGTAGAGGAAGGAGAACTGACAGTATAACTTGCGCAGTGCACACAATGGAGGAACTCCACTTCCAAGGCAACTGCCTCAAGGGCTCGCGACCAATCCTCTCGTTTGACGCCACCTTTGAGACGGAACCGCACCTCcaggtcatcaaggaggTGTTTACACACATGTTTGGCGTGCCCGAGGGCGCGCGCAAGTCCAAGCCGTTTGTTGATCATGTCATGGGGTTCAGCGTGGCGGATGGCAAGATTTGGATTCGCAACTATGAGATTCGGGAAGTGGCCAAGACgaagggggatgatggtgacgaggaagaggagggtgccACCAGCAAAAAGTCAAAGAAGGGCGGGCTCGACAGCAAGGAGACGGACATCAGCTTGATTGAGATTGGCCCGAGATTTGTCCTGACGCCGATTATCATCCAGGAGGGCGCTTTTGGCGGGCCGATTATTTATGAGAACAAGAGGTTCATCTCGCCGAACCATGTGCGGGCGGAGCTGAGGAAGAGCAAGGCGAGCAGGCATGTGGCGAGGCAGGAGCAGACGAGGGATAATCTGGCGAGGAAAAggaagttggggttggagaatggggaggCGTTTAAGGACAAGAGTGGGCTTGATACCCGGGAGTTGTTTGCttagaggaggggggtgctTTTCTATGGGTTTCTGTACACAATGGCCATATCAAAATGGTCTCAAAGATGACAAGCGACGCCCTGGTCCCTGTGGTGAGCGGGTTGGTGTTGTAATTACCGGAGTGAAAAATGGTAAATTACTGTAATTGGCAAGGGGCTGCGGTAACGGTTACACGGGGGGCGCGGTTGAGTGACGTGCTGAGAGTTAATCTTGGGAAATGATAAACATCggtcgccctcctccctcgagcGTGTGGTTTCGtgttttccttcttttttttcttcacttTTTAGTGTGATatttgaagaggaagcacCGAAAATTGAACATTGGCATCCGAAACGGCGCGATCATGGCGTTTATACACCTTTATTGGCCGTCAACGGCGGCTACGATGCGGAACGGCGATgttgtcaccaccaccaccaccagcagcgaTGCTGATATTACTCTCACTTTTGATAGCCCcaagggaggggtggttgtgctTTGAGGATATCTGTTTGTCTTGCACGCCTCTGTGTTTTcagagggggggaggcgcgggtgtgtgtgtttctttttcctgtTGTGTATCACTTGAGAGCGAGGAGTTTCTACCGAGATCTAGATTACTACCTACACTAAAGGTCTACATAAATCGCCCAGACATCCGAAATGGTGAGTTCATCCCCAGTCAACATCTCCGGTGCGGTTGCTAACACAAGATGAAGCTCTTCTCACAAATCGTCAGCCAACCAACGCCCATGGCTGCGCCTGTTGTTGAGACGGGACAGCAACGCCTCAAAGGAAGATTAGTCCTGGACGAGCTACCTGTCGAGATTGTCGTCGAGATTGCGACCAATCTCGACTTTGAGGGGTTCGGTAGCATGTTGGCTGTCAGCAGCTTCATGAGGTGCATCTTACAGAAATATTGGAGGTATATCCTGTCTTCCATCATCGAACGGGAGTTCACGCCtgtggggttgttttttcAGGCATTTGAAACGGGGGAGGTAACTGGGGTTGGGAATAGGTCTGCGAGGGAGTGGTTGGGCCGGTTgacgggggttgggggtggccGTGATGGGAGGGATAGGGAGATGGACCGTATCATGAACTTTTGCCGGGGCGTCAAACTCTGGGAGGCGGAATTCCAACGGTTCAGATTCTACGACTGTGATGTTGGggagatgaggttgatgaatgggagggaaagggagcggtttaggagggggttgtttatTTGGGATTGGTTTGCGAGGGTGCATCATGCTGGACGGCAGACCCGACGGACGGCGGAGCCGGTGGCGTTTATGAGGAGGTTTTCCACTACGGAACTACATGAGTTGAATGATGTCTGGGAGACGGTTTGGGctgcggtggggagggaggtttgtCCTTCTGTTACGGCGGTTATGGAGGTGATTGGGGATAGGTcgctggcggagaggattgggtggggggatggggaggagaataGGCAGATTTTGGGGACGGTGATGAAATTGGGGCCGGGGGATTtgctgaggttgttggtggggggagggggggggattgggggagaggggggttggttagGTGGATTAGGTTGAGTGAGCCTTGGTGAGTCGATCTTCAGAATGATGCTGTGGGATGTGTGCTGACAAGAACAGGATTGAGGATACTACCGAGGCGTTGAGCATGGCCGTCTTGAGTGTGAGGcatgagagggagaagatgatggggatggagaggtcgCCTTTtccggtggaggggttccCTGGGAGATACGGAGGTGTGCTTGATCatgagatggaggagagtgaggagctgagggtggttcatggtgctgatggggggagggaggggccTTATTCCGGGCGATATATACGTGGCAGTGGGATTTTTCTTATTGGGGGCGTCAGGGTTGGCAGACTGGTTGCGGGTACGGACTGAGAATGGATTGGTGTAGCTGGGGTTATAGAACAGGACGAGATTCGTTGGTCTCTTGGTGATCAGCTTCAGTcgagttgttgatgtggggTATCTGGTGCTTTCAGTGAAGTGATAGAATATATCTTAACACACAATGAACCCAGAAAACCCAAGAAAATCATGATTTCAGTTACTCGGCGATAGCATCTGTGTTGGCGACTTCGCAATGTGTGGTGAACCTGTGGCGGCCCCACCACAGGAGGCCATAAAAGCCAAATTTGAGAGCTCGCTCTTTCCCTACAGTGAACCCTGCAGTGCAATAGATTGGTTAAGGTGTCTATCATGGAGATTTTTTAGTTTGATAAAAATGGTGATTTTTGTCGATAAAGAACAGAAAGGACTGGTTTTCTCAACTGCCTTTGCTCCTGCTTTGCTCATTATTCTGTGGTGGGGCTGTATCGACTCTCAGTGGCAGGCGGTCCAGCGGTCTTCAGCGGTCACTAAGCCACTTACTCCAGAAACCAAACAATACCCCAAAACCacactcatcatcacccacgaCCACCCACACAAGGCATGCGCCGCGCTCTTCATAGCTCAGTCATCCCATTATTTCAGCGAGGTACGTGTCTCTAGCAGTCTGTTATTTTCTGAGGCCTGCTCAGAGCTCTGCGCGAGGAGTTTCGCACCGCAGCAACTGGCAGATCCAAGCAGCATCCCGTCTCATATCAGATCCATCCCCTTCTCGAAGTACCCGtcaacatcaaacacccGACGGCTTTCCAGCCAATATCCGACACTACTAGTAGTTACTACACGTGTATTCTGGAAATCGCCTCGAACAGAGATTTCTTTGCATTTTCTACTACCTAGAATCTGGTAAGGCAAGCATCGTTTGTTTGGGGCATGATCGGGAGACTGCTGCAAGTGCCAGCCTCCAGTCGTCTCATCTCCGACCAGTCTTTGACCATTTCATCTCACGCATTTGAAATAGGTCACGTAGCTGGGCACTGTGCTTATCATAGCCCTATATCTTTGCTCCTCTGCCTAGCTCATATCCTCAAGCCTTCTGCCTTGTTTGCCCTTGGCACCTATCTTTTTCACCTTCCTCGACACTACCTCTGTTTATCTTCAAGACTCGTCGCTAACAAAAGCCAGACAAACTTGCCAAGTCTACAACACCTTCGCTTCGCCTCTTCCATTTGCTGGCCAGGTCCTTGCGGCATCATGGACGTTGACCAAGATGTTGTGATGGATGGGACCGCGGATGCGCCTTCTATACAGTCCGCCAATGGCTACTCAGAACCAACGTCCAAGTCGGGAGGGAGCTCTCTGGAGACACCAAACGGCCACAGTGCCGACAGCAGTGCCGAAGGGACATCTTCCAAGAGTGGCGAGCCTGGCTATCCTGAACGTTTCCGACGAAAAGGGATCCTACCAACCGGTTGCTGTTACGATGACCGCATGAAGCTCCATGCCAACGCGGATTTCGGGccaaaccctcaccacccagaAGACCCATCGCGTATCGAGGTCATTATGAGGATCTTCAAAAAGCACGGTCTCCTGTTTACGGGAACAGATGCCGAACTCATCGATGTCATTAACAACAGACCAACCAGCTACATGTGGAGGATTCCCGCAAGGGAAGCGACAGAAGAAGAGATCCGTACTGTTCATAGAGTCGAACATTTCAACTGGGTCAAGGCTCTGTCCACCAAGACCACGCACGAACTCCGCGATATCTCAGCCATGATGGACCAAGGTCGCGAGTCCCTCTATGTTGGTAGTATGACATACGAGGCCTCTCTGATCTCGGCCGGTGGTGCCATCGAAACCTGCAAGGCTGTCGTTACCGGCACCGTCAAGAATGCCTTCGCTGTTATCCGACCACCAGGACATCACGCCGAGTACGACCAGCCTATGGGTTTCTGTTTGTTCAACAACGTACCGATTGCGGCCAAAGTCTGCCAGAAGGAGTACCCCGACATTTGCCGCCGCGTCATGATTCTCGATTGGGATGTCCACCACGGCAACGGCATTCAGAACATGTTTTATGAGGATCCCAACATTCTCTACATATCTTTGCATGTTTACAAGAACGGAGACTTTTACCCAGGAAAGCCTGATAACCCCATGATTCCGGATGGCGGGATGGAGCAATGCGGTGCTGGAAACGGGCTCGGCAAGAACATCAATATCGCGTGGCACGACCAGGGCATGGGCGATGGCGAGTACATGGCGGCATTCCAAAAGATTGTTATGCCAATTGGCCACGAGTTCAACCCCGACCTGGTTATCATCTCTGCCGGTTTCGACGCTGCCGCCGGAGATGAGCTCGGCGCTTGCTTCGTGTCGCCTGCCTGTTACGCTCATATGACACACATGTTGATGTCTCTGGCGGGCGGCAAGGTTGCCGTTTGTTTGGAGGGTGGTTACAATCTGATTGCCATCTCCAAATCGGCCCTGGCTGTCGCTCAAACCCTCATGGGCGAACCACCCCCACAGATGCAGATTCCAAGAATCAGCAAGGAAGCCAGCAAAGTCCTGGCCAAGGTCCAAGCTTACCAGGCTCCCTATTGGGAGTGCATGCGGCCGGGCATCATCGACGTTACAGAGATGACCAAGAACGACTCGTCTCGCCTGCACGACGTGATCAGATCATCACAAAAAGAGAAGTTATCCAAGTACGGCATGCTCCCGTTGTATATCCAACGAGACATCATCTTTAGGTCATTTGAGAACCAAGTGTTGGTGACGAAGGGCGTGCAGTCCGCGAAGAAGCTGCTGTTAATTGTGCATGACCCTCCCGAGCTGCATGGGCAGCCGGATCCCCTTGATAACTCTCTCGAGCCACACAATTCTTGGGTCGTGAGTTTGCCTGTATCTTGTAGCAACCTGGAGAGATGACTAACTTTGTGCAGTCTGATGGTGTGGCCAAGTACATTGACTGGGCTTGCAACAATGACTTTGGGGTGATTGATATCAACGTCCCCCATTACATTACCCGAACAGACGACACGGAGCACTTCACCCCGAGAATGGACGAGAAGACTCTCCAAATGCATCTTCAAGAGCTGATGTGTTACATCTGGGACAACTACCTCCAGCTCTACGACGGGGCAGACGAGATCTACCTGATGGGGGTGGGTAATGCCTACCTCGGGATCAAGGTCCTGTTGATCAACAGAAGTGAGTATTCCCCTCCATATCCCACGACTACCACACTGCTAACTCTGATACAGACGTCCGCAACCGAATCGCTGGCATAGTAAACTTTGTGGACGGCAGTCTCCGGCCTGTCAAGTCggacgtggacgaggacTTGTCGTCATGGTACAAGGACAACTCACAGGTCTATGTTGCGAACGACCACGCCTGCTGGTCGGACCCGGATCTTACTAGGAAGGTGATGAAGAGGCGGTTCGGGAATGCCATCAGGAGCGAGGTGAATGGGTTGGCGCCGATGATGAATAGGCATTTTAAGGATGTGCTGCGGTTTATTGCTGAGCAGGCGAGGAAGCTTCACGGGGGGGAGACgacggaggatgaggggaataggagggggt from Podospora pseudocomata strain CBS 415.72m chromosome 3, whole genome shotgun sequence includes:
- the YPT31 gene encoding Rab GTPase ypt31 (COG:U; BUSCO:EOG09264HHW; EggNog:ENOG503NV4U) is translated as MANDEYDFLFKVVLIGDSGVGKSNLLSRFTRNEFNLDSKSTIGVEFATRSIQVDNKTIKAQIWDTAGQERYRAITSAYYRGAVGALLVYDISKNITYENVTRWLKELRDHADSNIVIMLVGNKSDLRHLRAVPTDDAKNFAAENHLSFIETSALDATNVELAFQNILTEIYNIVSTKSFAEEDGKKFDPREGGTNITLSQEGPKGESKGCC
- a CDS encoding hypothetical protein (EggNog:ENOG503NW93; COG:S); its protein translation is MKLFSQIVSQPTPMAAPVVETGQQRLKGRLVLDELPVEIVVEIATNLDFEGFGSMLAVSSFMRCILQKYWRYILSSIIEREFTPVGLFFQAFETGEVTGVGNRSAREWLGRLTGVGGGRDGRDREMDRIMNFCRGVKLWEAEFQRFRFYDCDVGEMRLMNGRERERFRRGLFIWDWFARVHHAGRQTRRTAEPVAFMRRFSTTELHELNDVWETVWAAVGREVCPSVTAVMEVIGDRSLAERIGWGDGEENRQILGTVMKLGPGDLLRLLVGGGGGIGGEGGWIEDTTEALSMAVLSVRHEREKMMGMERSPFPVEGFPGRYGGVLDHEMEESEELRVVHGADGGREGPYSGRYIRGSGIFLIGGVRVGRLVAGTD
- the BRX1 gene encoding Ribosome biogenesis protein brx1 (COG:J; EggNog:ENOG503NUGV), coding for MAAVYKSLAKTSSKADKMDIDEDSKSSGNGVRKNKQRVLILSSRGVTHRHRHLLNDLAAMLPHGRKDVKFDSKSNLYQLNELAELYNCNNVMFFEARKGKDLYMWFSKVPNGPTIKFHAQNLHTMEELHFQGNCLKGSRPILSFDATFETEPHLQVIKEVFTHMFGVPEGARKSKPFVDHVMGFSVADGKIWIRNYEIREVAKTKGDDGDEEEEGATSKKSKKGGLDSKETDISLIEIGPRFVLTPIIIQEGAFGGPIIYENKRFISPNHVRAELRKSKASRHVARQEQTRDNLARKRKLGLENGEAFKDKSGLDTRELFA
- the HDA1 gene encoding Histone deacetylase hda1 (EggNog:ENOG503NTWF; BUSCO:EOG09263E5F; COG:B) → MIGRLLQVPASSRLISDQSLTISSHAFEIGHVAGHCAYHSPISLLLCLAHILKPSALFALGTYLFHLPRHYLCLSSRLVANKSQTNLPSLQHLRFASSICWPGPCGIMDVDQDVVMDGTADAPSIQSANGYSEPTSKSGGSSLETPNGHSADSSAEGTSSKSGEPGYPERFRRKGILPTGCCYDDRMKLHANADFGPNPHHPEDPSRIEVIMRIFKKHGLLFTGTDAELIDVINNRPTSYMWRIPAREATEEEIRTVHRVEHFNWVKALSTKTTHELRDISAMMDQGRESLYVGSMTYEASLISAGGAIETCKAVVTGTVKNAFAVIRPPGHHAEYDQPMGFCLFNNVPIAAKVCQKEYPDICRRVMILDWDVHHGNGIQNMFYEDPNILYISLHVYKNGDFYPGKPDNPMIPDGGMEQCGAGNGLGKNINIAWHDQGMGDGEYMAAFQKIVMPIGHEFNPDLVIISAGFDAAAGDELGACFVSPACYAHMTHMLMSLAGGKVAVCLEGGYNLIAISKSALAVAQTLMGEPPPQMQIPRISKEASKVLAKVQAYQAPYWECMRPGIIDVTEMTKNDSSRLHDVIRSSQKEKLSKYGMLPLYIQRDIIFRSFENQVLVTKGVQSAKKLLLIVHDPPELHGQPDPLDNSLEPHNSWVSDGVAKYIDWACNNDFGVIDINVPHYITRTDDTEHFTPRMDEKTLQMHLQELMCYIWDNYLQLYDGADEIYLMGVGNAYLGIKVLLINRNVRNRIAGIVNFVDGSLRPVKSDVDEDLSSWYKDNSQVYVANDHACWSDPDLTRKVMKRRFGNAIRSEVNGLAPMMNRHFKDVLRFIAEQARKLHGGETTEDEGNRRG